Proteins co-encoded in one Fusarium musae strain F31 chromosome 3, whole genome shotgun sequence genomic window:
- a CDS encoding hypothetical protein (EggNog:ENOG41), whose protein sequence is MRPEVEQELAHTLLVELLAYQFASPVRWIETQDVFLGERTAERVVEIGPADTLGVMAKRTLKSKYEAYDAAKSVQRNILCYNKDAKEIYYDVDPVEEEPEPAVSSSSDAPAAPAAAAAAPSAAAAPAPSSGPVAQVADEPVQAVDIVRALIAQKLKKPLLEVPLSKAIKDLVGGKSTLQNEILGDLGKEFGSTPEKPEDTPLDELGASMQATFDGNLGKQSLSLIARLISSKMPGGFNITAARKYLESRWGLGPGRQDGALLLALTMEPPARLGSEGDAKAFFDSVANKYATNAGISLSTATAAGPAGGSSGGMMMDPAAIDALTKDQRALFKQQLELLARYLKIDLREGEKAHLNSQKSEKVLQAQLDLWTAEHGDFYASGIEPVFTPLKARTYDSSWNWARQDALSMYFDIIFGRLQAVDREIVSQCIRLMNRSNPKLLDFMQYHIDNCPTERGETYKLAQELGQQLLENCKDVLDVAPVYKDVSLPTGPRTTVDARGNLNYEEVPRASCRKLEHYVQQMAEGGKISEYGNRTKVQSDLSRIYRLIKQQHKLSKTSQLEIKSLYGEVLRSLAMNESQILPKDNKGRKVLKNSQSKGKVETIPFLHLKKKGLHGWDYSKKLTGVYLNCLEDAAKSGVTFQDKHVLMTGAGAGSIGAEVLQGLISGGAKVIVTTSRFSREVTEYYQAMYTRYGSRGSQIVVVPFNQGSKQDVEALVEYIYDTKEGLGWDLDFIIPFAAIPENGREIDSIDSKSELAHRIMLTNLVRLLGCVKAQKTERGFETRPAQVVLPLSPNHGTFGNDGLYSESKLGLETLFNRWHSESWANYLTICGAVIGWTRGTGLMSGNNIVAEGVEAFGVRTFSQQEMAFNLLGLMSPTLVDLCQNEPVFADLNGGLQFIPNLNETMTKLRKDIMETSEVRRAVAKESAIENTIVNGAASEVLYKKKTIDPRANIKLDFPNRPDWKTEIEPLNENLKGMVDLEKVVVVTGFAEVGPWGNSRTRWEMEAYGEFSLEGCVEMAWIMGLIKNHNGLIKGKPYSGWVDAKTGEPIDDKDVKPKYEKYVLEHSGIRLIEPELFEGYDPNKKQLLHEVVIEEDLEPFEASKETAEEFKREHGDKVEVFEIPDSGEYIIRLRKGASLWIPKALRFDRLVAGQIPTGWDPKRYGVPEDIVSQVDPVTLFLLVSTAEALLSCGITDPYEFYKYVHVSEVGNCVGSGMGGAAALRDMHRTRFLDQPVQNDILQESFINTMAAWVNMLLMSSSGPIKTPVGACATAVESIDTGYETIMEGKARVCFVGGFDDLGEEGSYEFANMKATSNTVDEFAHGRTPKEMSRPTTTTRNGFMESQGCGIQVIMTAKLALDMGVPIHGIVALTTTASDKIGRSVPAPGQGVLTTARENPGKFPSPLLDINYRRRQIERRKKTIKQWQESELEYVHDEIDAMKAQGASFDEKEYAADRFAHIEKEAARQEKELLRSMGNNFWKSDPSIAPLRGALATWGLTVDDIGVASFHGTSTKANDKNESNVICQQLRHLGRKKGNAVLGIFQKYLTGHPKGAAGAWMMNGCLQVLDTGLVPGNRNADNVDPVMEQYDLIVYPSRSIQTDGVKAFSVTSFGFGQKGAQAIGVHPKYLFATLDEKTYAEYCAKVDARQKKAYRYFHDGFINNKLFDAKNNSPYSDDQLSKVLLNPDARVSEDKKSSELKYAPDFMKKSERVVSSAKAKETEQVMEALALKVTNKNSQVGVDVEDIAAVNIDNDTFVERNFTANEISYCRQAPSPQSSFAGRWSAKEAVFKSLGVASQGAGAAMKDIEIVKGENGAPTVSLHGEAAAAAKKAGVKDITLSISHSDSQAIAVAVANF, encoded by the exons ATGCGTCCCGAAGTTGAGCAAGAGCTTGCTCATACGCTGCTCGTTGAATTGCTCGCATACCAGTTTGCTTCTCCTGTTAGATGGATTGAGACTCAAGATGTGTTCCTCGGTGAGAGGACCGCTGAGCGAGTCGTGGAAATTGGTCCCGCTGATACTCTTGGTGTCATGGCTAAGCGAACCTTGAAGTCCAAGTACGAAGCCTACGATGCCGCCAAGTCCGTTCAGCGAAATATTCTCTGCTATAACAAGGATGCTAAGGAGATCTACTATGATGTTGATCCCGTGGAAGAGGAACCTGAGCCTGCGGTCTCTTCGTCTAGTGATGCCCCTGCAGCTCCTGCGGCCGCTGCCGCAGCTCcctcagctgcagctgcaccCGCTCCCAGTTCAGGTCCTGTCGCCCAAGTTGCCGATGAGCCTGTACAGGCTGTCGACATTGTTCGCGCCCTCATTGCGcaaaagctcaagaagcctcTCCTCGAGGTTCCTCTCAGCAAGGCTATCAAGGATCTTGTCGGTG GCAAATCCACTCTTCAGAACGAAATTCTCGGTGATCTTGGAAAGGAATTCGGTTCCACCCCTGAGAAGCCCGAAGACACACCTCTCGATGAGCTTGGTGCATCCATGCAAGCCACCTTCGATGGCAACCTAGGCAAGCAATCGCTGTCCTTGATTGCTCGACTTATCTCCTCCAAGATGCCTGGTGGTTTCAATATCACAGCAGCCCGAAAATATCTCGAGAGTCGATGGGGTCTTGGACCTGGCCGACAAGATGGTGCTCTGCTTCTCGCCCTCACAATGGAGCCTCCTGCGCGACTAGGCTCCGAGGGCGATGCCAAGGCCTTCTTTGACAGCGTCGCTAACAAGTATGCCACCAATGCCGGCATCAGTCTGTCTACAGCTACTGCGGCTGGCCCCGCTGGCGGCTCTAGCGGCggcatgatgatggatcCTGCTGCTATTGATGCCCTCACCAAGGACCAGCGTGCCCTCTTCAAGCAACAATTAGAGCTTCTCGCTCGATACCTCAAAATCGACCTCCGTGAGGGTGAGAAGGCTCACCTTAACTCCCAGAAATCCGAGAAGGTTTTGCAAGCCCAGCTTGATCTCTGGACTGCCGAGCATGGTGACTTCTATGCCTCTGGTATTGAGCCTGTCTTTACTCCCCTTAAGGCTCGAACCTATGATTCATCATGGAACTGGGCTCGCCAGGATGCTCTCAGCATGTATTTCGATATTATCTTCGGTCGTCTCCAGGCTGTTGATCGTGAGATTGTCAGCCAGTGCATTCGTCTCATGAACCGATCCAACCCCAAGCTCCTCGACTTCATGCAGTACCATATCGACAACTGCCCCACTGAGCGAGGTGAGACTTACAAGCTTGCTCAAGAGCTCGGAcagcagcttctcgagaaCTGCAaggatgttcttgatgttgcccCCGTGTACAAGGATGTTTCCCTCCCTACCGGTCCCAGAACAACAGTTGACGCCCGGGGCAACCTCAACTATGAGGAAGTCCCACGTGCCAGCTGTCGCAAGCTCGAGCATTATGTCCAGCAAATGGCTGAGGGCGGCAAGATCTCTGAGTACGGCAACCGCACTAAGGTCCAGAGCGATCTTTCCCGCATCTACAGACTCATCAAGCAGCAGCACAAGCTGTCCAAGACTTCTCAGCTTGAGATCAAGAGCCTTTATGGCGAGGTCCTTCGCTCGCTTGCCATGAACGAGAGCCAGATCCTTCCCAAGGACAACAAGGGCCGAAAGGTTCTGAAGAACAGCCAGAGCAAGGGTAAGGTCGAAACCATTCCCTTCCTTcacctcaagaagaagggtctCCATGGCTGGGACTAcagcaagaagctcaccgGCGTGTACCTCAACTGCCTAGAGGATGCTGCCAAGTCTGGTGTCACCTTCCAGGATAAGCACGTTCTCATGACTGGCGCTGGTGCTGGTTCCATCGGTGCCGAGGTCCTTCAGGGTCTCATCAGCGGTGGTGCTAAGGTCATTGTCACCACCAGCCGCTTCTCCCGTGAGGTTACCGAGTACTACCAGGCCATGTACACCCGCTATGGCTCTCGCGGCTCCCAGATTGTCGTTGTTCCCTTCAATCAGGGTAGCAAGCAAGATGTTGAGGCCCTCGTGGAGTACATCTATGATACCAAGGAGGGTCTTGGCTGGGATCTCGACTTCATCATTCCTTTCGCTGCTATTCCTGAGAATGGTCGCGAGATTGACAGCATTGATTCCAAGTCTGAGCTTGCCCATCGTATCATGCTTACCAACCTTGTTCGTCTCCTCGGATGCGTCAAGGCCCAAAAGACTGAGCGTGGCTTCGAGACCCGGCCTGCTCAGGTTGTTCTGCCTCTTTCTCCCAACCACGGCACCTTCGGTAATGACGGTCTTTACTCCGAGTCCAAGCTTGGCCTCGAGACTCTCTTCAACAGATGGCATTCCGAGAGCTGGGCCAACTACCTCACCATTTGCGGTGCGGTCATTGGCTGGACCCGAGGAACTGGTCTCATGTCTGGTAACAACATCGTTGCCGAGGGCGTTGAGGCTTTCGGCGTCCGCACTTTCTCTCAGCAGGAGATGGCTTTCAACCTTCTTGGTCTCATGTCTCCCACTCTGGTTGATTTGTGTCAGAATGAGCCTGTCTTTGCTGACCTCAACGGTGGTCTGCAGTTCATCCCCAACCTGAACGAAACCATGACCAAGCTCCGCAAGGATATCATGGAGACTAGCGAGGTTCGCCGCGCTGTTGCGAAAGAGAGCGCCATCGAGAACACCATTGTTAATGGTGCCGCCTCCGAGGTTCtctacaagaagaagacaatTGATCCTCGTGccaacatcaagcttgacttCCCCAACCGACCTGACTGGAAGACCGAGATTGAGCCACTCAACGAGAACCTCAAGGGCATGGTTGACCTGGAGAAGGTCGTTGTGGTCACTGGTTTCGCTGAAGTTGGTCCGTGGGGTAACTCTCGAACTCGATGGGAGATGGAGGCCTATGGCGAATTCTCCCTGGAGGGTTGCGTTGAGATGGCTTGGATTATGggtctcatcaagaaccaCAATGGTCTTATCAAGGGCAAGCCGTACTCCGGCTGGGTTGACGCCAAGACTGGTGAGCCCATCGACGACAAGGACGTCAAGCCCAAGTATGAGAAGTATGTTCTTGAGCACTCTGGTATCCGTCTGATCGAGCCTGAGCTGTTTGAGGGCTACGACCCCAACAAGAAGCAGCTGCTTCACGAGGTCGTCATtgaggaggatcttgagcCCTTCGAGGCCTCTAAGGAGACTGCCGAGGAGTTCAAGCGTGAGCACGGTGACAAGGTTGAGGTCTTCGAGATCCCCGATAGCGGCGAGTACATCATTCGCCTCAGGAAGGGTGCCTCTCTCTGGATCCCCAAGGCTCTTCGCTTCGATCGTCTCGTCGCTGGTCAGATCCCAACCGGCTGGGACCCCAAGCGATATGGTGTTCCTGAGGATATCGTCTCCCAAGTTGACCCTGTCACACTTTTCCTTCTTGTGTCTACTGCCGAGGCCCTCCTTTCTTGTGGTATCACCGACCCCTACGAGTTCTACAAGTACGTCCACGTCTCCGAAGTTGGTAACTGTGTTGGTTCTGGTATGGGTGGTGCCGCCGCTCTCCGCGACATGCACCGCACTCGCTTCCTCGACCAGCCAGTGCAGAACGACATTCTCCAAGAGtccttcatcaacaccatggctGCCTGGGTTaacatgttgttgatgtcctcTTCTGGACCTATCAAGACCCCTGTTGGTGCTTGTGCTACCGCTGTTGAGTCTATTGACACCGGTTATGAGACCATCATGGAGGGCAAGGCTCGTGTATGCTTTGTTGGTGGCTTCGATGATCTCGGTGAGGAAGGCTCTTATGAATTCGCCAACATGAAGGCCACAAGCAACACTGTTGACGAGTTTGCCCATGGACGTACTCCTAAGGAGATGTCTCGTCCTACCACTACTACCCGAAACGGATTCATGGAGTCTCAGGGTTGTGGTATCCAGGTCATCATGACTGCCAAGCTTGCTCTTGACATGGGTGTCCCCATCCACGGTATCGTTGCCCTGACCACTACTGCTTCTGACAAGATCGGCCGTTCCGTTCCCGCTCCAGGCCAGGGTGTTCTCACCACAGCTCGCGAGAACCCTGGCAAGTTCCCCTCGCctcttctcgacatcaacTACCGACGCCGCCAGATCGAGCGTCGCAAGAAGACTATCAAGCAATGGCAAGAGTCTGAGCTCGAGTATGTTCATGACGAGATTGATGCTATGAAGGCTCAGGGTGCTTCcttcgacgagaaggagTATGCCGCGGACCGCTTCGCTCACATTGAGAAGGAAGCTGCTCGACAGGAGAAGGAGCTTCTCCGCAGCATGGGCAACAACTTCTGGAAGAGCGATCCTAGCATCGCCCCTCTGCGCGGTGCCCTCGCCACATGGGGTCTCACTGTCGACGATATCGGTGTTGCCTCGTTCCACGGAACCTCTACAAAGGCCAATGATAAGAACGAGTCCAACGTCATCTGCCAGCAGCTTCGCCATCTTGGTCGCAAGAAGGGCAACGCTGTCTTGGGTATCTTCCAGAAGTACCTCACTGGTCACCCCAAgggtgctgctggtgcttggATGATGAACGGTTGTCTCCAAGTCCTCGACACTGGCCTTGTTCCTGGAAACCGCAACGCGGACAACGTTGACCCTGTTATGGAGCAGTACGACCTCATCGTCTACCCCAGCCGCAGCATCCAGACCGACGGTGTCAAGGCCTTCTCCGTTACCTCTTTCGGTTTCGGGCAGAAGGGTGCTCAGGCCATTGGTGTCCACCCCAAGTACCTGTTCGCTactcttgatgagaagacctACGCCGAATACTGCGCCAAGGTTGATGCTCGCCAGAAGAAGGCCTACCGATACTTCCACGAcggcttcatcaacaacaagttgTTCGACGCCAAGAACAACTCTCCTTACTCTGATGACCAGCTTAGCAAGGTTCTTCTCAACCCTGATGCCCGTGTCTCTGAGGACAAGAAGTCATCTGAGCTTAAGTATGCCCCTGACTTCATGAAGAAGTCAGAGAGGGTTGTTTCATCAGCCAAGGCTAAGGAGACTGAGCAAGTCATGGAAGCTCTGGCTCTCAAGGTCACAAACAAGAACAGCCAGGTTGGCGTTGACGTTGAAGACATTGCCGCTGTCAACATCGACAACGACACTTTCGTCGAGCGTAACTTTACCGCTAACGAGATCTCCTACTGTCGCCAAGCTCCCAGCCCCCAGAGCTCTTTCGCCGGCCGCTGGAGTGCCAAGGAGGCCGTATTCAAGTCTCTCGGCGTCGCCAGTCAAGGCGCTGGTGCCGCTATGAAAGATATTGAGATCGTCAAGGGAGAGAACGGTGCGCCCACTGTTTCC CTTCACGGTgaggctgctgccgctgccaagaaggccggTGTGAAGGATATTACACTGTCCATCTCACACTCTGATAGCCAGGCTATCGCTGTGGCTGTTGCCAACTTCTAA